One Oryza brachyantha chromosome 3, ObraRS2, whole genome shotgun sequence DNA segment encodes these proteins:
- the LOC102720782 gene encoding glucan endo-1,3-beta-glucosidase 1, with translation MCTSLAPNAGSVKNWDLMKQAATKVILLLCLILHFIATSAQQEDQNWEKQWCIADQQTPDDILQKALSWACGPGGADCTMIEPNKSCYFPNNVKDHASYAFNSYWQKMKKQGGSCYFDAAAMVTDLDPSHGSCQFEVVP, from the exons atgtgtACCTCCTTAGCACCAAATGCAGGCAGTGTGAAGAATTGGGACCTAATGAAGCAAGCAGCAACAAAAGTTATACTGCTGCTTTGTTTGATCCTCCACTTCATTGCAACATCAGCTCAGCAAG AGGATCAGAATTGGGAGAAACAATGGTGCATAGCAGATCAGCAAACTCCAGATGATATACTACAGAAAGCTCTCAGCTGGGCATGTGGTCCTGGTGGCGCAGACTGCACGATGATTGAACCAAATAAATCGTGTTATTTTCCCAATAATGTCAAAGACCACGCATCCTATGCCTTCAACAGCTACTGgcaaaaaatgaagaaacaaGGTGGTTCCTGCTACTTCGATGCGGCTGCAATGGTCACTGACCTGGATCCAA GTCATGGTTCATGCCAGTTTGAAGTGGTTCCCTGA
- the LOC102720506 gene encoding protein TORNADO 1 isoform X1 — MGDEMITRKLPSNQEDMKDITEIDLQDYKDVDSIAFYQVPTNLGSGMSMESERSVRVHTCTDHKGVNFLHKLLHRLLEHKEVYSNVVNLLFHGIEWQTEGVQLLCSFLGPDSSVKQVEFQKNVFGTKSATALVPLSEMIQRNNTIRAIVFSDCRIGATGAKLLASALANNRGVEEFQLLDDSIGAKGAEELSKMIEVNYMLKLLVILDNSSIAAAPIFSAVLGRNRRLEVHIWGHCRDTRGGMNSCKIAEFQPGTGSLRIYNNINSTGLQRVACAMAWNTTVSTLDMSGVPLKSKWTKELRGVLERNRMLKTVKLTRCCLRDKAVVYIAAGLFKNNYLESLSLDGNRFGGGGLEHLLCPLSTFSPLQRQANIALKVLIFGGHQTNIGRYGITAILQMLETNQSLLKLSICDDVSLRPNDVVRIFTSLERNTTLRSLSLKGCRGVEGEVVLQTIMSMLQVNPWIEEIDLHETPLHVAGKTGEIYEKLGQNGSLVVPSDSLDLPLSAPTCCQVFLCGQELSGKSTLCSSMKHCMNSMKLPRMDEIRTSKAPIEQMAHSNENGMNIIFDGKTKLTMCSLGGTEESIALHDFMFAVHGGPRIFMVVSSLIGKPADKYPKSIDVVEQELIYWLKFIVSNSRRRVSHSFVPCVTIVLTHYDKVSHLAEGLQLIAATVQKLREDFCSYAEIYPTVFAVDSRSHVSVSKLTHHLRNTTKTILQQVPQVYEVCNDLVKYLHNWRLKNNKAVLRWSEFCEICQLSIPVLRLRSRHDNAEKLDTRRRAVAKSLHNLGEIIFFEELGVLIMNCEWFHQDILSQLGALKSIKTENSGFVRKQDLEKILQEKLCNQIQRSNWRAGSSLQSSDIINMLLKLELCYEQDPGNPNTLLLVPAMLEESKEGTQRWQLTMPECRYAGRHMECEDTHMFLTDDFFPRLQVHLHNKITCLGNQQGAVYNLEKNLIYTVINGVHVRVELGMKLGSSIDVLACSTRNVTDMVRLLHKLVIPTILNLSPSMTFKESIIRPSCVKYIIPQRFRATQLLPVKRIKQILLSLPAESMYDYQHTWSAIESNKRVILISGLDHARDLLSDDDFHEVLHRRYYDLQHLATELAVSPDSLQQSETIPESDAVDPSILGIAKGVEMVLQRLKRIEQGIQDLKEEIARLRYYEYHLVTELHRKMDYAINYSIQLEERKVPQLFYLVSLDNRSKKLVTRILPGMRSLRVHMCCEFRQEMHVLEDQVGCDLIQVDNQAVQSLLPYMSTFMKLLTFALKIGAHFIVGMGEMIPDLSRQVVHLLDSSVMYGATTSTLSLGALGAAAMYGKARSNSNQSGANGMGEDMKTARQWLVDFLKGQGILTGMDIAQRFGLWRIRYRDDGHIAWICRKHIVARADEIFELPL; from the exons ATGGGTGATGAGATGATTACAAGAAAACTACCATCTAATCAAGAGGACATGAAGGATATCACAGAGATTGATTTGCAAGATTACAAGGATGTGGATAGCATTGCGTTCTACCAGGTTCCAACAAACCTGGGATCAGGAATGTCCATGGAAAGCGAGAGATCGGTAAGAGTTCATACATGTACAGATCACAAGGGTGTCAATTTTTTGCACAAGTTGCTTCATCGTCTTTTGGAGCACAAGGAGGTGTACAGCAATGTGGTGAACCTCCTATTTCATGGTATTGAATGGCAAACTGAGGGGGTGCAACTTCTCTGTTCATTTTTAGGCCCTGATTCGAGTGTGAAGCAGGTAGAATTCCAAAAGAATGTCTTCGGCACAAAATCAGCAACTGCTTTAGTTCCATTATCAGAAATGATACAAAGGAACAACACCATCAGGGCAATTGTGTTCTCTGACTGTAGAATTGGAGCTACAGGAGCCAAACTGCTTGCTTCAGCTTTGGCAAACAACAGGGGTGTGGAAGAGTTCCAGCTATTGGACGATTCCATAGGCGCTAAGGGAGCTGAAGAACTCTCAAAGATGATTGAGGTAAACTATATGCTGAAGCTGTTGGTCATCCTTGACAACAGCTCAATTGCAGCAGCCCCAATTTTCTCTGCTGTGCTTGGACGCAACCGTAGACTGGAGGTGCATATATGGGGACACTGCCGTGATACTAGAGGCGGCATGAACAGCTGTAAAATTGCTGAATTTCAGCCTGGAACTGGAAGCTTGAGAATTTACAACAATATTAATTCCACAGGCCTGCAAAGGGTTGCTTGTGCTATGGCATGGAACACCACAGTGTCAACATTGGACATGTCAGGTGTACCATTAAAGTCCAAGTGGACCAAAGAGCTCAGAGGAGTCCTTGAACGGAATAGGATGCTAAAAACTGTCAAGCTTACCAGGTGTTGCCTCAGGGACAAAGCTGTTGTGTATATAGCTGCCGGGCTATTCAAGAACAACTATTTGGAGAGCTTGAGTTTGGATGGAAATCGCTTTGGTGGAGGTGGGTTGGAGCATTTACTGTGCCCTCTGAGTACATTTTCACCACTTCAGAGACAAGCCAATATCGCTTTGAAGGTTTTGATTTTTGGTGGACACCAAACAAATATAGGAAGATATGGCATAACAGCAATCTTGCAGATGTTGGAAACAAACCAGAGCCTGCTTAAACTGTCCATATGCGATGATGTAAGCTTGAGGCCGAATGATGTTGTCAGAATCTTTACAAGCTTAGAAAGAAATACTACTCTTCGAAGCCTATCTTTGAAAGGTTGCAGGGGAGTTGAGGGGGAGGTAGTCTTGCAGACCATTATGAGCATGTTGCAGGTCAATCCTTGGATAGAAGAAATCGACCTGCATGAAACCCCTTTGCATGTTGCTGGTAAGACTGGTGAAATTTACGAGAAACTTGGTCAGAATGGGAGTTTGGTTGTACCAAGTGATTCGCTCGATTTGCCACTAAGTGCACCTACTTGCTGCCAAGTTTTTCTCTGTGGCCAAGAATTATCAG GTAAAAGCACTCTGTGTAGTTCAATGAAGCATTGCATGAATTCAATGAAATTGCCCCGCATGGATGAAATAAGAACTTCAAAGGCTCCAATTGAGCAAATGGCACACAGCAATGAAAATGGGATGAATATTATTTTCGATGGCAAGACAAAATTGACTATGTGTAGTCTTGGTGGGACTGAGGAAAGTATTGCTTTGCATGATTTCATGTTTGCTGTGCATGGTGGTCCAAGGATTTTCATGGTTGTATCTAGTTTGATTGGAAAGCCTGCTGATAAATATCCAAAAAGCATTGACGTGGTTGAACAGGAGTTGATTTATTGGCTGAAGTTTATTGTTTCAAATTCTAGGAGAAGAGTGTCACACTCGTTTGTACCCTGTGTTACAATAGTTCTCACCCACTATGATAAGGTATCTCATCTAGCAGAAGGGCTACAGTTGATTGCTGCCACTGTACAAAAACTCAGAGAAGACTTCTGTTCATATGCTGAAATTTACCCTACTGTTTTTGCGGTAGACTCAAGATCACATGTTTCAGTTAGTAAGCTCACCCATCACCTGCGGAATACAACAAAGACAATTCTCCAGCAAGTTCCTCAAGTTTATGAAGTATGCAATGATTTGGTTAAGTATTTGCATAATTGGAGATTGAAGAATAATAAAGCAGTGCTCAGATGGTCTGAGTTCTGCGAGATATGTCAGCTCAGCATTCCAGTGCTAAGGTTGAGATCTAGGCATGATAATGCAGAGAAATTAGACACAAGAAGACGTGCTGTTGCAAAGTCACTGCATAATTTGGgtgaaataatattttttgaagagCTTGGAGTGCTGATAATGAACTGCGAATGGTTCCATCAAGATATACTCAGCCAACTAGGTGCATTGAAATCCATCAAGACAGAAAATAGCGGTTTTGTTCGCAAACAAGACCTGGAGAAGATTCTGCAAGAGAAGCTGTGTAACCAAATTCAAAGATCAAACTGGAGAGCTGGTTCATCCTTGCAATCCAGTGATATCATTAATATGTTATTGAAACTTGAATTATGCTATGAACAAGACCCTGGGAACCCAAACACATTACTTTTAGTACCAGCTATGCTTGAGGAAAGCAAAGAAGGGACTCAACGTTGGCAGTTAACCATGCCAGAGTGCAGATATGCTGGAAGGCATATGGAATGTGAAGATACACACATGTTTCTGACAGACGACTTCTTTCCAAGGCTACAG GTCCATCTGCACAATAAAATCACGTGCCTGGGAAATCAACAAGGAGCAGTCTACAACTTGGAGAAAAACCTTATTTATACGGTGATCAATGGTGTCCATGTAAGGGTTGAGCTGGGAATGAAGTTGGGCTCATCCATTGATGTACTTGCATGCTCCACTAGAAATGTTACTGACATGGTGAGGCTTCTGCACAAGTTAGTAATCCCAACGATACTAAATCTGTCTCCCAGTATGACATTCAAGGAAAGCATTATCAGACCCAGCTGTGTGAAATATATCATACCACAAAGGTTTCGGGCAACTCAGCTGTTACCTGTGAAAAGAATTAAGCAAATTCTGCTGTCATTGCCAGCGGAAAGCATGTATGATTATCAGCATACCTGGAGTGCAATTGAAAGCAATAAGAGGGTCATCTTAATATCAGGATTGGATCATGCTAGAGATCTTCTATCAGACGATGACTTCCATGAAGTTTTGCATCGTAGGTACTATGATCTACAGCATCTTGCAACCGAACTTGCAGTGAGCCCAGATAGTCTGCAGCAATCTGAAACTATCCCTGAATCCGATGCAGTAGATCCCTCCATATTAGGCATCGCCAAAGGTGTTGAGATGGTTCTCCAAAGACTGAAGAGAATAGAACAAGGAATTCAAGACTTGAAGGAGGAAATTGCAAGGTTGAGGTACTACGAGTATCACCTTGTGACTGAGCTCCACAGGAAAATGGACTATGCGATTAACTACAGTATTCAGTTGGAGGAAAGAAAGGTGCCCCAGCTGTTCTATCTTGTAAGCCTGGACAACCGCTCCAAGAAGCTTGTCACAAGGATACTTCCTGGCATGCGATCCCTACGGGTGCACATGTGTTGCGAGTTCAGACAAGAGATGCATGTGTTGGAGGATCAAGTTGGGTGCGATCTGATCCAAGTCGATAATCAGGCAGTGCAATCCTTGCTGCCTTACATGAGCACGTTCATGAAACTGTTGACTTTTGCTCTGAAGATCGGGGCACATTTCATCGTCGGGATGGGGGAGATGATACCTGACCTGAGCAGACAGGTGGTGCACTTGCTAGATTCTTCAGTCATGTATGGTGCAACTACATCAACCTTGTCATTGGGGGCTTTAGGTGCAGCAGCAATGTATGGAAAAGCGAGGAGTAACAGCAACCAGAGTGGTGCAAATGGCATGGGGGAGGATATGAAAACGGCCAGACAGTGGCTTGTGGATTTCTTGAAAGGGCAGGGGATTTTGACAGGGATGGACATAGCACAGAGATTTGGTCTGTGGAGGATTAGGTACAGAGATGACGGCCACATTGCATGGATCTGCAGGAAGCACATCGTTGCGAGAGCAGACGAGATCTTTGAACTACCACTTTGA
- the LOC102720506 gene encoding protein TORNADO 1 isoform X2 produces MIQRNNTIRAIVFSDCRIGATGAKLLASALANNRGVEEFQLLDDSIGAKGAEELSKMIEVNYMLKLLVILDNSSIAAAPIFSAVLGRNRRLEVHIWGHCRDTRGGMNSCKIAEFQPGTGSLRIYNNINSTGLQRVACAMAWNTTVSTLDMSGVPLKSKWTKELRGVLERNRMLKTVKLTRCCLRDKAVVYIAAGLFKNNYLESLSLDGNRFGGGGLEHLLCPLSTFSPLQRQANIALKVLIFGGHQTNIGRYGITAILQMLETNQSLLKLSICDDVSLRPNDVVRIFTSLERNTTLRSLSLKGCRGVEGEVVLQTIMSMLQVNPWIEEIDLHETPLHVAGKTGEIYEKLGQNGSLVVPSDSLDLPLSAPTCCQVFLCGQELSGKSTLCSSMKHCMNSMKLPRMDEIRTSKAPIEQMAHSNENGMNIIFDGKTKLTMCSLGGTEESIALHDFMFAVHGGPRIFMVVSSLIGKPADKYPKSIDVVEQELIYWLKFIVSNSRRRVSHSFVPCVTIVLTHYDKVSHLAEGLQLIAATVQKLREDFCSYAEIYPTVFAVDSRSHVSVSKLTHHLRNTTKTILQQVPQVYEVCNDLVKYLHNWRLKNNKAVLRWSEFCEICQLSIPVLRLRSRHDNAEKLDTRRRAVAKSLHNLGEIIFFEELGVLIMNCEWFHQDILSQLGALKSIKTENSGFVRKQDLEKILQEKLCNQIQRSNWRAGSSLQSSDIINMLLKLELCYEQDPGNPNTLLLVPAMLEESKEGTQRWQLTMPECRYAGRHMECEDTHMFLTDDFFPRLQVHLHNKITCLGNQQGAVYNLEKNLIYTVINGVHVRVELGMKLGSSIDVLACSTRNVTDMVRLLHKLVIPTILNLSPSMTFKESIIRPSCVKYIIPQRFRATQLLPVKRIKQILLSLPAESMYDYQHTWSAIESNKRVILISGLDHARDLLSDDDFHEVLHRRYYDLQHLATELAVSPDSLQQSETIPESDAVDPSILGIAKGVEMVLQRLKRIEQGIQDLKEEIARLRYYEYHLVTELHRKMDYAINYSIQLEERKVPQLFYLVSLDNRSKKLVTRILPGMRSLRVHMCCEFRQEMHVLEDQVGCDLIQVDNQAVQSLLPYMSTFMKLLTFALKIGAHFIVGMGEMIPDLSRQVVHLLDSSVMYGATTSTLSLGALGAAAMYGKARSNSNQSGANGMGEDMKTARQWLVDFLKGQGILTGMDIAQRFGLWRIRYRDDGHIAWICRKHIVARADEIFELPL; encoded by the exons ATGATACAAAGGAACAACACCATCAGGGCAATTGTGTTCTCTGACTGTAGAATTGGAGCTACAGGAGCCAAACTGCTTGCTTCAGCTTTGGCAAACAACAGGGGTGTGGAAGAGTTCCAGCTATTGGACGATTCCATAGGCGCTAAGGGAGCTGAAGAACTCTCAAAGATGATTGAGGTAAACTATATGCTGAAGCTGTTGGTCATCCTTGACAACAGCTCAATTGCAGCAGCCCCAATTTTCTCTGCTGTGCTTGGACGCAACCGTAGACTGGAGGTGCATATATGGGGACACTGCCGTGATACTAGAGGCGGCATGAACAGCTGTAAAATTGCTGAATTTCAGCCTGGAACTGGAAGCTTGAGAATTTACAACAATATTAATTCCACAGGCCTGCAAAGGGTTGCTTGTGCTATGGCATGGAACACCACAGTGTCAACATTGGACATGTCAGGTGTACCATTAAAGTCCAAGTGGACCAAAGAGCTCAGAGGAGTCCTTGAACGGAATAGGATGCTAAAAACTGTCAAGCTTACCAGGTGTTGCCTCAGGGACAAAGCTGTTGTGTATATAGCTGCCGGGCTATTCAAGAACAACTATTTGGAGAGCTTGAGTTTGGATGGAAATCGCTTTGGTGGAGGTGGGTTGGAGCATTTACTGTGCCCTCTGAGTACATTTTCACCACTTCAGAGACAAGCCAATATCGCTTTGAAGGTTTTGATTTTTGGTGGACACCAAACAAATATAGGAAGATATGGCATAACAGCAATCTTGCAGATGTTGGAAACAAACCAGAGCCTGCTTAAACTGTCCATATGCGATGATGTAAGCTTGAGGCCGAATGATGTTGTCAGAATCTTTACAAGCTTAGAAAGAAATACTACTCTTCGAAGCCTATCTTTGAAAGGTTGCAGGGGAGTTGAGGGGGAGGTAGTCTTGCAGACCATTATGAGCATGTTGCAGGTCAATCCTTGGATAGAAGAAATCGACCTGCATGAAACCCCTTTGCATGTTGCTGGTAAGACTGGTGAAATTTACGAGAAACTTGGTCAGAATGGGAGTTTGGTTGTACCAAGTGATTCGCTCGATTTGCCACTAAGTGCACCTACTTGCTGCCAAGTTTTTCTCTGTGGCCAAGAATTATCAG GTAAAAGCACTCTGTGTAGTTCAATGAAGCATTGCATGAATTCAATGAAATTGCCCCGCATGGATGAAATAAGAACTTCAAAGGCTCCAATTGAGCAAATGGCACACAGCAATGAAAATGGGATGAATATTATTTTCGATGGCAAGACAAAATTGACTATGTGTAGTCTTGGTGGGACTGAGGAAAGTATTGCTTTGCATGATTTCATGTTTGCTGTGCATGGTGGTCCAAGGATTTTCATGGTTGTATCTAGTTTGATTGGAAAGCCTGCTGATAAATATCCAAAAAGCATTGACGTGGTTGAACAGGAGTTGATTTATTGGCTGAAGTTTATTGTTTCAAATTCTAGGAGAAGAGTGTCACACTCGTTTGTACCCTGTGTTACAATAGTTCTCACCCACTATGATAAGGTATCTCATCTAGCAGAAGGGCTACAGTTGATTGCTGCCACTGTACAAAAACTCAGAGAAGACTTCTGTTCATATGCTGAAATTTACCCTACTGTTTTTGCGGTAGACTCAAGATCACATGTTTCAGTTAGTAAGCTCACCCATCACCTGCGGAATACAACAAAGACAATTCTCCAGCAAGTTCCTCAAGTTTATGAAGTATGCAATGATTTGGTTAAGTATTTGCATAATTGGAGATTGAAGAATAATAAAGCAGTGCTCAGATGGTCTGAGTTCTGCGAGATATGTCAGCTCAGCATTCCAGTGCTAAGGTTGAGATCTAGGCATGATAATGCAGAGAAATTAGACACAAGAAGACGTGCTGTTGCAAAGTCACTGCATAATTTGGgtgaaataatattttttgaagagCTTGGAGTGCTGATAATGAACTGCGAATGGTTCCATCAAGATATACTCAGCCAACTAGGTGCATTGAAATCCATCAAGACAGAAAATAGCGGTTTTGTTCGCAAACAAGACCTGGAGAAGATTCTGCAAGAGAAGCTGTGTAACCAAATTCAAAGATCAAACTGGAGAGCTGGTTCATCCTTGCAATCCAGTGATATCATTAATATGTTATTGAAACTTGAATTATGCTATGAACAAGACCCTGGGAACCCAAACACATTACTTTTAGTACCAGCTATGCTTGAGGAAAGCAAAGAAGGGACTCAACGTTGGCAGTTAACCATGCCAGAGTGCAGATATGCTGGAAGGCATATGGAATGTGAAGATACACACATGTTTCTGACAGACGACTTCTTTCCAAGGCTACAG GTCCATCTGCACAATAAAATCACGTGCCTGGGAAATCAACAAGGAGCAGTCTACAACTTGGAGAAAAACCTTATTTATACGGTGATCAATGGTGTCCATGTAAGGGTTGAGCTGGGAATGAAGTTGGGCTCATCCATTGATGTACTTGCATGCTCCACTAGAAATGTTACTGACATGGTGAGGCTTCTGCACAAGTTAGTAATCCCAACGATACTAAATCTGTCTCCCAGTATGACATTCAAGGAAAGCATTATCAGACCCAGCTGTGTGAAATATATCATACCACAAAGGTTTCGGGCAACTCAGCTGTTACCTGTGAAAAGAATTAAGCAAATTCTGCTGTCATTGCCAGCGGAAAGCATGTATGATTATCAGCATACCTGGAGTGCAATTGAAAGCAATAAGAGGGTCATCTTAATATCAGGATTGGATCATGCTAGAGATCTTCTATCAGACGATGACTTCCATGAAGTTTTGCATCGTAGGTACTATGATCTACAGCATCTTGCAACCGAACTTGCAGTGAGCCCAGATAGTCTGCAGCAATCTGAAACTATCCCTGAATCCGATGCAGTAGATCCCTCCATATTAGGCATCGCCAAAGGTGTTGAGATGGTTCTCCAAAGACTGAAGAGAATAGAACAAGGAATTCAAGACTTGAAGGAGGAAATTGCAAGGTTGAGGTACTACGAGTATCACCTTGTGACTGAGCTCCACAGGAAAATGGACTATGCGATTAACTACAGTATTCAGTTGGAGGAAAGAAAGGTGCCCCAGCTGTTCTATCTTGTAAGCCTGGACAACCGCTCCAAGAAGCTTGTCACAAGGATACTTCCTGGCATGCGATCCCTACGGGTGCACATGTGTTGCGAGTTCAGACAAGAGATGCATGTGTTGGAGGATCAAGTTGGGTGCGATCTGATCCAAGTCGATAATCAGGCAGTGCAATCCTTGCTGCCTTACATGAGCACGTTCATGAAACTGTTGACTTTTGCTCTGAAGATCGGGGCACATTTCATCGTCGGGATGGGGGAGATGATACCTGACCTGAGCAGACAGGTGGTGCACTTGCTAGATTCTTCAGTCATGTATGGTGCAACTACATCAACCTTGTCATTGGGGGCTTTAGGTGCAGCAGCAATGTATGGAAAAGCGAGGAGTAACAGCAACCAGAGTGGTGCAAATGGCATGGGGGAGGATATGAAAACGGCCAGACAGTGGCTTGTGGATTTCTTGAAAGGGCAGGGGATTTTGACAGGGATGGACATAGCACAGAGATTTGGTCTGTGGAGGATTAGGTACAGAGATGACGGCCACATTGCATGGATCTGCAGGAAGCACATCGTTGCGAGAGCAGACGAGATCTTTGAACTACCACTTTGA
- the LOC102716953 gene encoding oligopeptide transporter 3, which produces MASLKSPVAAEEAAAAAGKGEGERCPVEEVALVVPETDDPTTPVMTFRAWTLGLTSCVVLIFLNTFFTYRTQPLTISGILAQILVLPAGQFMAAVLPNREVRLLGGRLGSFNLNPGPFNIKEHVIITIFANCGVSYGGGDAYSIGAITVMKAYYKQSLGFVCALLIVLTTQILGYGWAGMLRRYLVDPADMWWPSNLAQVSLFRALHEKEDGDGRKGSPSSRGPTRMRFFLIFFFASFAYYALPGYLLPILTFFSWACWAWPHSITAQQVGSGYHGLGVGAFTLDWAGISAYHGSPLVAPWSSIANTAAGFVMFIYIIVPLCYWRFDTFDARRFPIFSNQLFTAAGQKYDTTKVLTREFDLNVAAYESYGKLYLSPLFAISIGSGFLRFTATLVHVMLFHGGDIWRQSRSAMSSAAAKLDVHAKLMRRYKQVPQWWFLVLLVGSVAVSLLMSFVYKEEVQLPWWGMLFAFALAFVVTLPIGVIQATTNQQPGYDIIAQFMIGYVLPGKPIANLLFKIYGRISTVHALSFLADLKLGHYMKIPPRCMYTAQLVGTVVAGVVNLAVAWWMLGNIDNICDVEALHPDSPWTCPKYRVTFDASVIWGLIGPARLFGRHGLYRNLVWLFLAGAVLPVPVWLLSRAFPEKKWIALVNVPVISYGFAGMPPATPTNIASWLVTGTIFNYFVFKYRKGWWQKYNYVLSAALDAGTAFMGVLIFFALQNAHHELKWWGTEVDHCPLASCPTAPGIAVKGCPVF; this is translated from the exons atggCGTCGTTGAAgtcgccggtggcggcggaggaggcggcggcggcggcggggaagggggagggggagaggtgcccggtggaggaggtggcgctgGTGGTGCCGGAGACGGATGACCCGACGACGCCGGTGATGACATTCCGGGCGTGGACGCTGGGGCTCACCTCCTGCGTCGTGCTCATCTTCCTCAACACCTTCTTCACGTACCGCACGCAGCCGCTCACCATCTCGGGCATCCTGGCCCAGATCCTCGTCCTCCCCGCTGGCCAGTTCATGGCCGCCGTGCTGCCCAACCGCGAGGTGCGCCTCCTCGGCGGCCGCCTCGGGAGCTTCAACCTCAACCCGGGGCCCTTCAACATCAAGGAGCACGTCATCATCACCATCTTCGCCAACTGCGGCGTCtcctacggcggcggcgacgcctaCTCCATCGGCGCCATCACCGTCATGAAGGCCTACTACAAGCAATCCCTCGGCTTCGTCTGCGCCCTCCTCATCGTCCTCACCACACAG ATACTGGGCTATGGATGGGCCGGAATGCTGAGGAGGTACCTGGTTGACCCGGCCGACATGTGGTGGCCTTCGAATTTAGCCCAAGTCTCACTCTTCAG GGCGTTGCACGAGAAGGAAGACGGCGATGGCAGGAAggggtcgccgtcgtcgagggGGCCGACGCGGATGCgcttcttcctcatcttcttcttcgcgAGCTTCGCCTACTACGCGCTGCCGGGGTACCTGCTGCCGATCCTGACCTTCTTCTCGTGGGCGTGCTGGGCGTGGCCGCACAGCATCACGGCGCAGCAGGTCGGGTCCGGGTACCAcggcctcggcgtcggcgccttCACGCTGGACTGGGCCGGCATCTCGGCGTACCACGGCAGCCCGCTGGTGGCGCCGTGGTCGTCCATCGCCAacaccgccgccggcttcgTCATGTTCATCTACATCATCGTGCCGCTCTGCTACTGGAGGTTCGACACGTTCGACGCGAGGAGGTTCCCCATCTTCTCCAACCAGCTGTTCACGGCGGCCGGGCAGAAGTACGACACCACCAAGGTGCTGACGAGGGAGTTCGACCTCAACGTGGCGGCGTACGAGAGCTACGGGAAGCTGTACCTGAGCCCGCTCTTCGCCATCTCCATCGGCTCCGGGTTCCTGCGGTTCACGGCAACCCTCGTCCACGTGATGCTGTTCCACGGGGGGGACATCTGGAGGCAGAGCAGGTCGGCGATgagctccgcggcggcgaagctggACGTGCACGCCAAGCTGATGCGGCGGTACAAGCAGGTGCCGCAGTGGTGGTTCCTCGTGCTGCTCGTCGGCAGCGTCGCCGTGTCGCTGCTCATGTCGTTCGTCTACAAGGAGGAGGTGCAGCTGCCGTGGTGGGGGATGCTCTTCGCCTTCGCCCTCGCCTTCGTCGTCACCCTGCCCATCGGCGTCATCCAGGCGACCACCAACCAG CAACCGGGGTACGACATCATCGCGCAGTTCATGATCGGGTACGTGCTGCCGGGGAAGCCGATCGCGAACCTGCTGTTCAAGATCTACGGGCGGATCAGCACGGTGCACGCGCTGTCGTTCCTCGCGGACCTCAAGCTCGGCCACTACATGAAGATCCCGCCGCGATGCATGTACACGGCGCAGCTGGTGGGCACGGTGGTCGCCGGCGTGGTGAACCTGGCGGTGGCGTGGTGGATGCTGGGCAACATCGACAACATCTGCGACGTGGAGGCGCTGCACCCGGACAGCCCCTGGACGTGCCCCAAGTACCGCGTCACGTTCGACGCGTCGGTGATCTGGGGGCTCATCGGCCCCGCCAGGCTGTTCGGCCGGCACGGCCTGTACCGCAACCTGGTGTGGCtgttcctcgccggcgccgtgctgCCCGTGCCGGTGTGGCTGCTCAGCAGGGCGTTCCCGGAGAAGAAGTGGATCGCGCTCGTCAACGTCCCCGTCATCTCCTACGGGTTCGCCGGgatgccgccggcgacgccgaccAACATCGCCAGCTGGCTCGTCACGGGCACCATCTTCAACTACTTCGTCTTCAAGTACCGCAAGGGGTGGTGGCAGAAGTACAACTACGTGCTGTCGGCAGCGCTGGACGCCGGCACGGCCTTCATGGGGGTGCTCATCTTCTTCGCCCTCCAGAACGCGCACCACGAGCTCAAGTGGTGGGGCACGGAGGTCGACCACTGCCCTCTCGCCTCCTGCCCCACCGCGCCCGGCATCGCCGTCAAGGGATGCCCGGTGTTctga